One window from the genome of Salvia miltiorrhiza cultivar Shanhuang (shh) chromosome 7, IMPLAD_Smil_shh, whole genome shotgun sequence encodes:
- the LOC130996053 gene encoding probable peroxygenase 4 produces MEDHNHITALQKHVMFFDRNNDGLIYPSETFEGFRAIGAGLLLSSVAAVFINVGLSRKTRPEKPFSFQFPIEVKNIKLAKHTSDSGVYDKEGRFVSEKFEEIFAKHALTQRHALTSDELQKFMKSNREPKDYAGWLAGYTEWKILHYLCKDEHGMLHKDTIRAAFDGSLFQKMAEAKASKKKNTIHV; encoded by the exons ATGGAAGATCACAATCATATCACCGCTCTGCAGAAACACGTTATGTTCTTCGATAGAAATAACGATGGCCTTATTTATCCCTCCGAAACTTTTGAAg GATTTCGAGCAATTGGAGCGGGGCTGTTGCTGTCCTCCGTCGCCGCCGTTTTCATTAACGTCGGCCTCAGCCGGAAAACAAGACCG GAGAAAcccttttcttttcaatttccaATTGAGGTCAAAAACATCAAACTGGCAAAGCATACTAGTGATTCTGGTGTCTATGACAAAGAAGGAAG GTTTGTTTCTGAAAAGTTTGAAGAGATATTTGCGAAGCATGCCCTTACACAACGGCACGCCTTGACTTCAGATGAGTTGCAAAAGTTCATGAAATCCAACAGGGAGCCAAAGGACTATGCTGGATG GTTGGCTGGTTACACAGAGTGGAAGATACTGCATTACCTTTGCAAGGACGAACACGGGATGCTGCACAAAGACACAATAAGAGCTGCTTTTGATGGATCCCTCTTCCAAAAAATGGCTGAGGCGAAAGCATCTAAGAAGAAAAA CACAATCCATGTTTGA